A genomic stretch from Heliangelus exortis chromosome 23, bHelExo1.hap1, whole genome shotgun sequence includes:
- the AURKAIP1 gene encoding small ribosomal subunit protein mS38: MLIPQLAARLLRASRVAGHLFPRAVSSSPSASVHYSTQPPNKSGAQPLNWSALDPELEELLIPRKLSISPLESWLTVRYFLPKAEIRDAQEGAGEEPQLRYDCPPSEEGGDVEEGGGALSNKLQCKNVLQIRRRKMNRHKFKKLLKRRKFVRRRIKEGRKKRRQIKFEKDLERIWKRAGLKSPPAGWQTPKIFLKSSKR, encoded by the exons ATGTTAATACCACAGCTGGCTGCCCGCTTGCTGAGGGCTTCACGTGTTGCAG gcCACCTCTTCCCCCGGGCAGtgtcttcctctccttctgcaTCTGTGCACTACAGCACACAGCCACCCAACAAGAGTGGAGCCCAGCCTCTGAACTGGAGTGCTCTGGACCCtgaactggaggagctgctgatcCCCAGAAAACTCTCCATCAGTCCTTTGGAAAGCTGGCTGACTGTAAGATATTTCCTGCCTAAAGCAGAAATTCGTGATGCTCAGGAGGGAGCGGGTGAGGAGCCTCAGCTGAGGTATGACTGCCCCCCCTCGGAGGAGGGAGGTGAtgtggaggagggaggaggagccCTGAGCAACAAACTGCAGTGCAAGAACGTTCTGCAGATCCGCAGGAGGAAGATGAACCGGCACAAGTtcaaaaagctgctgaagaggAGGAAGTTTGTGAGGAGGAGGATAAAGGAAGGGCGCAAGAAGAGGCGTCAG aTAAAATTTGAGAAAGATTTGGAGCGCATCTGGAAAAGAGCTGGTTTGAAAAGTCCTCCTGCAGGATGGCAAACACCCAAGATATTTCTGAAAAGTTCCAAGCGATGA